In the genome of Triticum urartu cultivar G1812 chromosome 5, Tu2.1, whole genome shotgun sequence, one region contains:
- the LOC125507241 gene encoding uncharacterized protein LOC125507241 — MYHPTLVSYFTVHCPGLKPDAFPEMPNILATDGDLALLRIPSGPANPLSDLPPDRYFIYRIGSSTGLKKPSLRLLPDPDKLIFSDDDVGLLSCCGTGHHKSFFVAAFSTVPLLSPGSSVKFYINLFDSKTCQWTTKRVFADSPHACHYRFTNKVITIGGDNGSIAWVDLSHGILIHDVLLGNTILHHIPLPPSELPNPRINSVRDMAAVNGCLKYVSMSYPGIIERGTSYYFGNWKVDGWKMAMYPSGIWQWQEDYHLRASEIAIDDPSHLELLPDHLPHDFDKKLVLTRLHAGSPAVSLQDDDTVYIMTKVDFSDHKSWVLAVNTST; from the coding sequence ATGTACCACCCGACGCTTGTCTCCTATTTCACCGTCCACTGCCCCGGCCTGAAACCTGACGCGTTCCCTGAGATGCCAAATATCCTCGCCACGGACGGCGACCTCGCGCTCCTCCGCATCCCCTCCGGCCCAGCAAATCCACTCAGCGATCTGCCCCCCGATAGATACTTCATCTACCGGATCGGCAGCAGCACTGGCCTCAAGAAGCCTTCGCTTCGTCTGCTCCCCGACCCTGACAAGCTCATATTTTCTGACGATGATGTTGGTCTCCTGAGCTGCTGCGGCACCGGCCACCACAAAAGTTTCTTCGTGGCCGCCTTCTCCACAGTGCCCTTACTCAGTCCCGGCAGCTCTGTCAAGTTCTACATCAACTTGTTTGATTCTAAGACCTGTCAATGGACCACCAAGAGGGTCTTCGCCGATTCACCACATGCTTGCCATTACAGGTTCACAAACAAGGTGATCACAATCGGAGGAGACAACGGTTCAATTGCTTGGGTTGACCTCTCACATGGTATCCTCATCCACGACGTGCTCCTAGGCAACACCATCCTTCATCACATTCCCTTGCCACCGTCAGAGTTGCCCAACCCCAGAATCAACTCGGTGCGGGACATGGCTGCAGTCAACGGTTGCCTCAAGTACGTCAGCATGAGCTACCCTGGTATCATCGAACGCGGCACTAGCTACTACTTTGGGAATTGGAAAGTCGATGGATGGAAGATGGCGATGTATCCTTCAGGGATCTGGCAATGGCAGGAGGACTACCATCTCAGAGCTTCAGAGATCGCAATAGATGACCCAAGCCATCTCGAGCTGCTGCCTGATCATCTGCCTCATGATTTCGACAAGAAGCTTGTTCTGACGAGGCTCCACGCAGGAAGTCCTGCTGTGAGCTTGCAAGATGATGATACTGTCTACATCATGACCAAGGTTGATTTCTCGGATCACAAGTCGTGGGTGCTTGCTGTCAACACGAGCACC